One Acidobacteriota bacterium DNA segment encodes these proteins:
- a CDS encoding ammonia-forming cytochrome c nitrite reductase subunit c552, translating into MSQIFHRSANWLSRFSLIAILLLIALTISVAMVLARSAYVTRQGEIREQPIQFSHAHHVGGMGIDCRYCHTSVEEAAFAGIPPTKTCMNCHSQIFSQAPFLEPVRASFRDGQPLKWTRVNDLPDFVYFNHSIHVAKGVGCATCHGPVDRMPLMFQQAPLTMQWCLDCHNAPEKFLRPRDQVFNMAYQAPDNQLELGRELMNAHKVAPVEQLISCSTCHR; encoded by the coding sequence ATGAGTCAGATCTTCCATCGCAGCGCCAACTGGCTCTCCCGTTTCAGCCTCATCGCCATCCTCCTTCTCATCGCGCTGACAATCTCGGTTGCCATGGTTCTCGCGCGCTCGGCGTATGTCACGCGTCAGGGTGAGATCCGGGAGCAGCCCATCCAGTTCTCTCACGCGCACCACGTCGGCGGGATGGGCATCGATTGCCGCTACTGCCACACGTCGGTCGAGGAGGCGGCTTTTGCCGGCATCCCTCCGACGAAGACCTGCATGAACTGCCACTCGCAGATCTTCTCGCAGGCCCCCTTCCTCGAGCCCGTACGCGCGAGCTTCCGCGACGGCCAGCCCCTCAAATGGACGCGGGTGAACGACTTGCCCGATTTCGTGTACTTCAACCACTCGATCCACGTGGCCAAGGGAGTGGGCTGCGCCACCTGTCACGGGCCGGTGGACCGGATGCCCCTCATGTTCCAGCAGGCGCCGCTGACCATGCAGTGGTGCCTGGACTGTCATAACGCGCCGGAAAAGTTCCTCCGGCCGCGCGACCAGGTCTTCAACATGGCCTACCAGGCGCCCGACAATCAGCTGGAGCTGGGGCGCGAGCTGATGAACGCGCACAAGGTCGCACCGGTGGAACAGCTCATTTCCTGCTCGACGTGTCACCGCTGA
- a CDS encoding TAT-variant-translocated molybdopterin oxidoreductase yields the protein MSMEFPAQGRTYWRSLEELADTPEFQELLHREFPENASTFTDPKGRRQFLKLMSASLALAGVGACTRQPSETIVPYVRQPEEIVPGKPLFYATAMPFGGYGLPLLVESHEGRPTKIEGNPEHPASMGAADVFAQASVLSLYDPDRAKTITYRGEVRTWGELMTGVRNALTLQRAQGGSGLRILTETITSPSTGDLLTGLLQALPQAKWHQWEPAGRDGEREGLRQAFGRYVDAVYHFDKADVILSLDADFLSCGPGAVRYAHDFANRRRIESGPMNRLYAVESSVTSTGLKADHRLPVKPSLVEAFARLMAAALGVHGSDGDTTGMSEGAGKWVVAVAKDLRAHNGRALVVAGDHQPPAVHVLAHAINAAIGAVGNTVTYVGPIEARPTNQAASLAELAADLENGAAQVVVILGGNPVFTAPADLKFAEKLTRAQLVVYLGPDLNETASLAHWNIPEAHYLESWGDVRAYDGTVSIVQPLIAPLYGGRTAAEVLALLTDRADRTAHTIVKDYWTIGPGSRQVGGNAAWRRALHDGFVAATASTPAQVTANAAASGSPPARTRGIEVTFRPDPTVWDGRYANNGWLQELPKPVTKLTWDTAAHIAPATAERFGISRGEMIELRSGGRSIRMPAVIVPGQPADAIAVHYGYGRRHAGRVGANIGFDAYPLRTSEALSFAGGVEVVRTGTTYPLATTQQHFLMEHRDIVRSVTAEQYEHEPGIVQHMGHKPPKTLTLYPEHEYTGHKWGMAIDVSACTGCNACIVACQSENNIPVVGKEQVLASREMHWLRVDMYHAGQPDNPEGHFMPVPCMHCENAPCEVVCPVAATTHSSEGLNDMVYNRCVGTRYCSNNCPYKVRRFNFTLYQDWNTPSLQGVRNPDVTIRSRGVMEKCTYCVQRISQARIEAKKDDRGIQDGDVVTACQATCPSQAIVFGDINDPKSKVTELKMRQRNYGLLEELNTRPRTTYLAAIRNPNPEIEPAEQHGERSHS from the coding sequence ATGTCTATGGAATTTCCCGCCCAGGGCCGCACCTACTGGCGCAGCCTCGAGGAGCTTGCCGATACGCCGGAGTTCCAGGAGCTTCTGCACCGCGAGTTCCCCGAGAACGCGTCGACGTTCACCGACCCGAAGGGACGGCGCCAGTTCCTGAAGCTGATGAGCGCGTCTCTCGCGCTCGCCGGTGTGGGCGCCTGCACGCGGCAGCCGTCCGAGACGATCGTCCCCTACGTCCGGCAGCCGGAGGAAATCGTTCCCGGCAAGCCGCTGTTCTACGCGACGGCGATGCCCTTCGGCGGCTACGGGCTGCCGCTGCTCGTGGAAAGTCACGAGGGGCGCCCGACGAAGATTGAAGGCAACCCCGAGCATCCCGCGAGCATGGGCGCGGCGGATGTGTTCGCCCAGGCGTCGGTGCTGTCGCTCTACGACCCGGATCGCGCCAAGACGATTACCTACCGCGGCGAGGTGAGGACCTGGGGCGAGCTGATGACCGGCGTGCGCAACGCGCTCACGCTCCAGCGCGCGCAGGGTGGTTCTGGCCTGCGAATCCTGACCGAGACCATCACGTCCCCCAGCACCGGCGATCTGTTGACCGGCCTGCTCCAGGCGCTGCCGCAGGCGAAGTGGCACCAGTGGGAGCCTGCCGGGCGCGACGGCGAGCGCGAAGGGCTGCGCCAGGCGTTCGGGCGCTACGTTGACGCCGTCTATCACTTCGACAAGGCGGACGTGATTCTCTCGCTCGACGCGGATTTCCTGAGCTGCGGGCCGGGGGCGGTGCGCTACGCGCACGACTTCGCGAACCGCCGGCGGATCGAATCCGGTCCGATGAACCGGCTGTACGCCGTCGAGAGCTCTGTCACGAGCACCGGTCTCAAGGCGGATCACCGCCTGCCGGTCAAGCCCTCGCTGGTCGAGGCGTTCGCGCGCCTCATGGCCGCCGCGCTCGGCGTGCACGGCTCCGATGGGGACACGACCGGCATGTCCGAGGGCGCCGGCAAGTGGGTTGTCGCCGTGGCGAAGGATCTGCGCGCGCACAACGGCCGCGCGCTCGTCGTCGCGGGGGACCACCAGCCGCCCGCGGTCCACGTCCTGGCGCACGCCATCAACGCCGCGATCGGCGCGGTCGGCAATACCGTCACGTATGTCGGTCCGATTGAGGCGCGCCCGACCAACCAGGCGGCGTCGCTCGCGGAACTGGCCGCCGACCTGGAAAATGGCGCGGCGCAGGTCGTCGTGATTCTCGGGGGCAACCCCGTGTTCACGGCGCCCGCCGACCTCAAGTTCGCGGAGAAGCTCACGCGCGCGCAGCTCGTCGTGTATCTGGGGCCCGACCTCAACGAGACCGCTTCGCTTGCGCACTGGAACATCCCCGAGGCGCACTACCTCGAATCGTGGGGGGACGTGCGCGCGTACGACGGCACGGTCTCGATCGTCCAGCCGCTGATCGCCCCCCTTTACGGCGGGCGCACCGCCGCGGAAGTGCTCGCGCTGCTGACCGACCGCGCCGATCGGACGGCGCACACGATCGTGAAGGACTACTGGACGATCGGGCCGGGCTCCCGGCAGGTCGGCGGCAATGCCGCGTGGAGGCGCGCGCTGCACGATGGATTCGTTGCCGCCACGGCATCGACGCCGGCGCAGGTCACCGCCAACGCGGCGGCCTCGGGCAGCCCGCCCGCCCGCACGCGCGGCATCGAGGTCACGTTCCGGCCCGATCCCACGGTGTGGGACGGGCGCTACGCCAACAACGGATGGCTGCAGGAGCTGCCGAAGCCGGTCACGAAGCTCACGTGGGACACCGCGGCGCACATCGCGCCGGCAACCGCCGAGCGGTTCGGCATCTCGCGCGGCGAGATGATCGAGCTCCGCTCGGGCGGGCGCAGCATCCGGATGCCGGCGGTGATCGTGCCGGGACAGCCGGCGGACGCGATCGCCGTGCACTACGGCTACGGCCGGCGGCACGCGGGCCGCGTGGGCGCGAACATCGGTTTCGACGCCTACCCGCTGCGCACCTCCGAGGCGCTCTCGTTTGCCGGCGGCGTGGAGGTCGTGCGCACCGGCACGACGTATCCGCTCGCCACCACGCAGCAACACTTCCTCATGGAGCACCGCGACATCGTGCGGTCCGTGACGGCCGAGCAGTACGAGCACGAGCCCGGGATCGTGCAGCACATGGGGCACAAGCCGCCGAAGACGCTCACGCTGTATCCCGAGCACGAGTACACGGGCCACAAGTGGGGGATGGCGATCGACGTCTCCGCCTGCACGGGCTGCAACGCGTGCATCGTCGCCTGCCAGTCGGAGAACAACATTCCGGTCGTCGGCAAGGAGCAGGTGCTCGCCAGCCGCGAGATGCACTGGCTGCGCGTGGACATGTACCACGCGGGGCAGCCGGACAATCCCGAGGGCCATTTCATGCCCGTGCCCTGCATGCACTGCGAGAACGCGCCGTGCGAGGTGGTCTGCCCCGTGGCCGCGACGACGCACAGCTCGGAAGGCCTGAACGACATGGTCTACAACCGGTGCGTGGGGACGCGGTACTGCTCGAACAACTGCCCCTACAAGGTGCGGCGGTTCAACTTCACGCTGTACCAGGACTGGAACACCCCCTCGCTGCAGGGGGTGCGCAATCCCGACGTGACGATCCGCAGCCGCGGCGTGATGGAGAAGTGCACGTACTGCGTGCAGCGCATCAGCCAGGCGCGCATCGAGGCGAAGAAGGACGATCGCGGCATCCAGGACGGCGACGTGGTGACCGCCTGCCAGGCGACGTGCCCGTCGCAGGCGATCGTGTTCGGGGACATCAACGATCCGAAGAGCAAGG